A region of the Campylobacter cuniculorum DSM 23162 = LMG 24588 genome:
GGTGAAGGCTTGGAGAAAAAAAGCGAAGATTTTGCTGCTGAAGTGGCTGCACAAATTGGTTAAAAATGGAACTTTTAAGAGCGGAGCAAATCAGCCATTGTTTTGACTATCCGCTCTTTGAAAATTTAAATCTCAATTTAAATTCTAAAGATTGCATCGCTATACAAGGAAGCAGTGGTTGTGGAAAATCCACACTTTTACATATTTTATCCTCTTTATTGAAACCTAAAAAGGGTGTGGTATTTTATAAAAATCAAAAACTTTATGATTTAAGCGAAAACGAAAGGGTCAAAATACGTCGCTACGATTTTGGCATTATTTTTCAAACCCATTATCTTTTTAAAGGTTTTTCAGCCTTTGAAAATATAGAACTTGCGAGTGTTTTATCGGGCGAAAATTTGGACAAAAAACTCTTAAATCAACTTGGTATCTATAAACTTTTAAATCAAAAAATTGGCAAACTTAGTGGAGGACAGCAACAACGTGTAAGCATTGCTAGAGTGCTTTGTAAAAAACCTAAAATCATTTTTGCTGATGAGGCAACGGGAAATTTGGACTTTGAAAATGCAAAAAATGTCATTGAGCTTTTGATTGATTATGTCAAAAAGAATGATGCGGCTTTGTTTTTCGTGACTCACGATTCTAAACTTGCAAGTTTTTGCGATAGAACTTATAATTTAAATACAAATGGAATTTGTTAATTATCTTGGCGATAAAAATGTAGCGACTTTTATGCTTTTGTTTGCAAGATTGAGCGGATTGATAGTTTTTTTCCCTTTTTTTTCACACAATAACATCCCTTTGATGATTAAAACCACACTCGCATTATTTCTTACAATGTATTTG
Encoded here:
- a CDS encoding ABC transporter ATP-binding protein translates to MELLRAEQISHCFDYPLFENLNLNLNSKDCIAIQGSSGCGKSTLLHILSSLLKPKKGVVFYKNQKLYDLSENERVKIRRYDFGIIFQTHYLFKGFSAFENIELASVLSGENLDKKLLNQLGIYKLLNQKIGKLSGGQQQRVSIARVLCKKPKIIFADEATGNLDFENAKNVIELLIDYVKKNDAALFFVTHDSKLASFCDRTYNLNTNGIC